TCAGCAAACGATGGAATGAACGGATTGCGGATCATCCTGCGTTTATTCCGGCGACGATGGACCGCACCAGGCTTTGCGTGTACAGAGAGAAAAATCGTCCCTGTGTTGTAATCTGGTCCATGGGCAATGAATGTGGATACGGATGTACATTTGAAGAAGCGTTGAAGTGGACAAAGGAATTTGATCCGTCCCGGCTGACTTGTTATGAAAGTGCTCTTTATAAAAGTGACAGGAGAAGATATGATTACTCCAATATTGATCTTTACAGCAGAATGTATCCTGAGTTGGAAGAGATTGAGGAATATATGGAGAAAGGACCGGATAAGCCGTTTCTTTTGATCGAATACTGTCATGCGATGGGGAATGGTCCCGGGGATTTGGAAGACTATTTTCAGATGATTTACAAGTATCCGTCTCTTTGCGGTGGATTTGTATGGGAATGGTGTGATCATGCAATCTATAAAGGGCAGGCGGAAAACGGAAAAGCAATGTATTTTTATGGCGGCGATCATAAGGAAGAAGTTCATGACGGAAATTTCTGCATGGACGGTCTGGTATATCCGGATCGAACGCCGCACACAGGGCTTTTGGAATATCAAAATGTGTACCGTCCGGCGAGAGTTGTTTCTTTTGAGCAGGAAAGCGGCTGTTTGGTGTTGAAAAATTATATGAACGAAGAGGATCTGAAATCCTATATTTACATCAGTTATGAAGTCAGTTGTGATGGGGATGTTTTTGGAAGGGGGCAGGTTGAAATTACGCAATCCATCTTACCACGTCAGTGCAAAGAGGTGTATGTGGATGTTTCTGTCCCGGAGACTGGAAAGTGTTATTTGAAGATTTTTTATCATCAACGCCAGGATACGGAGCTGATCTCGCAGGGAACGATCCTGGGGTTTGATGAGATTCTTCTGAAAAATGAGGATGGAAGAAATCAGAAAGCTGTGACACTGCTTAAGACGTTCAAAACACCGAAAGGAAAAGTGAAGCTGTCAGAAACGGACAGATATATACAGATTAAGTCAGATGATTTTACATATGTTTACAATAAACTGACCGGAATGTTTGAAGAACTGAACGTAGGCGGAAAGAAGATTCTGGATGCTCCTATGGAGCTGAATATATGGAGAGCTCCTACAGATAATGACAGAATATTAAAACGAAAATGGATTGCAGCCGGGTATGACAGAAGTCTGGGAAGAGCGTACAATACACAGTGGAAACGAGAAAAATCAAAACTGGTTCTTCACAGTATTCTGTCTGTTGCGGCAGTTTCACTGCAGAAAGTGTTGGATGTAGATGCAGTGTGGGAGGTTTTTGATACGGGTGAAATCTGTGTAACAATGCGTGTAAAAAAGGAAATGGAGTTTCCGGAGCTCCCAAGATTCGGAATCCGGCTTTTTTTGAAGCAGGAATTTAATCAGGTGGAATATTATGGAATGGGGCCCCAGGAGAGTTATGTGGATAAATGCAGGGCAAGCAGTCATGGGATTTATCGATCATCAGTAGATGAGATGCACGAAGATTACATCAGACCACAGGAAAATGGGAGCCATGCAGATTGTGACTATGTGAAGCTGACAAGCAAAGAACAGAGCGTAACAGTCGTTTCTCCGCATTCGTTTTCTTTTTCAGTATCACCATATACACAGGAAGAACTGACAAGAAAAGCACATCATTTTGAACTGGAAAAGAGCGGAAGCACGATTGTTTGCCTGGATTACGCCCAGAATGGAATCGGATCAAACAGCTGTGGACCGAAACTTAGAAAACAGTATTGCTTTCAGAAAGAGCAGTTTGTATGCGAGTGGAAGCTGATGTTTGAGGAAAAGAGCGAGAAATTATCCGGAAATGATTGTTTCTGTAAGGAAGACAGGGTATAATGGACACAGAAATGACCGAAGGATAAGGAGGCAGTAACGTGTCAGAAGAAACGAAAGATATAGAAGAAACCAAAGTAGCGGAAGAAAAAAAGATGGAAACAGAGCAGACCATACTTTCTCAGCCGACAGAGAAAAAGGCTGCAGAGACAGTGACACAGATTCAACAATCGGTGGAGATACAGGAGCAGAAAGAAAAAACTGAGCCGGAACCGAAGAGAAGTTTTATCCGATCAAGGAAAAAAGCGGCAGCGTCCAGAGAAGAACAGATTCTTTCCAGGATTAAAGATGAGGACTTGATGAAGTATCTGGAGATGGAGCATGAAAGACTGGAGATGATGCAGAGCATCAAAGAGGCAAGGGAAAAGAGAAGTTTTACAATGCTTCAGCTTTTAATTTCTCTGGCAGCTATTGTGATCGTTGTATTTTTGCTGAGAGATAATCCGACAGTTCTTGTAAACATTTTGTATATCGTGGGGATTATCATTGTACTCTGGATCCTGAAAGGACCACATGAGAAGAATCCATTTAAAAAGGAATAGGAAAATATTCTGTACGAAAAAGAAAAGATAGGATATAATAGGAAAGAGATGCGGTGAATGCTGCATCTCTTTTTGGCGAAACATCACAATTTGACAGAGGAAGAGAATGATGAGTACAGAACTGGAAAAATATTATAATAAATTTTGCGAAGAGAAGAGGCTGACCAGAAGGCACGGGTATGTGGAGTATGTGACATCTATGAAGTACATCCATGAGTATCTGCCTCAGGGGAAGAAGGAAACGATCAAAATTCTGGATGTGGGAGCCGGTACAGGGCGTTATTCGGTACAGCTTGCCGGGGAAGGCTATGATGTGACGGCAGTGGAACTGGTAAAATACAATCTGGGGATTTTAAAATCCAAAAAGAGCAGTGTAAAAGCTTATCAGGGAAATGCCTTAAATCTGTCCCGGTTTGAAGCGGATCAGTTTGACATGGTACTGGTATTTGGTCCGATGTATCATCTGTATACAAAGGAAGATAAAGTAAAAGCGTTAAAAGAGGCAAAACGTGTGGTAAAGCCGGGTGGGATCATTTTAGTGGCATATTGTATGAATGAGTACAGTATTTTGACGTATGGATTCAAAGAAGGACATATGAAAGAGAGCATCCGGAATCAAAAAGTGGATGATAGTTTTCATGTGCGATCGAAAGAGGAGGATTTGTACGATTATGTTCGAATCGAGGATATTGACGCCATTGACCAGGCGGCTGGCGTAAAGCGGGAAAAACTGATCGCGGCGGACGGGCCGGCGAACTATATGCGAACCGTTTTAAACGCCATGGATGAGGAGACGTATCAGTTGTTTATCCAGTATCATTTGTCCACCTGTGAGCGGAAAGATCTGCTGGGGGCAAGTGCGCATACACTGGATATTGTCAGAAAGTAACAAGATCATAAAAAGCAGGAGAAAGTATGAGTCAGACAGAAGAATTGAGCAGAAGAGAAGAGCAGTTTTTAGAAAACGTGCTGGAGAATTTAAGGCAGAGGATCAGGAAGATCGCGCAGGAACTGGAAGAAGGACAAAAAGATATTGAGAGTATGCATGAATATTACTGGGAAAATTATACAGAGATGGACCAGTACGGATATGAGGATTATGACAACCAGCAGGCTCTGCTGCACCGGATCAATGCGAATCAGGAAAAGCTGGATTTAAAACACCGCTTTCAGAAGATGTTAGATTCTCCGTTTTTCGGGAGAGTGGATTTTATCTATGAGGGAGAGGAGGAAGCGGAGCCATTTTATATAGGAATCGGAAATTTTGCACAGAGGACAGGAG
This window of the Mediterraneibacter gnavus ATCC 29149 genome carries:
- a CDS encoding glycoside hydrolase family 2 TIM barrel-domain containing protein is translated as MIIQRHYENLNIMYENTMPYRSYYIPASCNMGPLVENREKSDRMTLLNGKWKFCYFDSIYDLQDAFYEEGYSLDGFEEVNVPGMWQNYGYDTYQYTNVRYPIPLDPPYVPQENPCGAYVRTFEYQKKEDAPNVYLNFEGVDSCLYVWVNGTYVGYSQVSHASREFDITDLVKNGSNTLAVLVLKWCDGTYLEDQDKFRMSGIFRDVYLLQRPDNAIYDYFTTTRIVDGNAEITVRAKYLKEAAPVKIAIYDKEGVLCVSGRLQEISDGEYTHQVVLKIEAPKLWNPEQPYLYTMVLENTGEVIVDRIGIREISIRDAVVYANEVPVKFKGVNRHDSDPVTGFVIGMEQMKKDLQMMKEHNFNAIRTSHYPNAPYFYQLCDEYGFYVIAEADNESHGTQSQYLEDSSWENISKRWNERIADHPAFIPATMDRTRLCVYREKNRPCVVIWSMGNECGYGCTFEEALKWTKEFDPSRLTCYESALYKSDRRRYDYSNIDLYSRMYPELEEIEEYMEKGPDKPFLLIEYCHAMGNGPGDLEDYFQMIYKYPSLCGGFVWEWCDHAIYKGQAENGKAMYFYGGDHKEEVHDGNFCMDGLVYPDRTPHTGLLEYQNVYRPARVVSFEQESGCLVLKNYMNEEDLKSYIYISYEVSCDGDVFGRGQVEITQSILPRQCKEVYVDVSVPETGKCYLKIFYHQRQDTELISQGTILGFDEILLKNEDGRNQKAVTLLKTFKTPKGKVKLSETDRYIQIKSDDFTYVYNKLTGMFEELNVGGKKILDAPMELNIWRAPTDNDRILKRKWIAAGYDRSLGRAYNTQWKREKSKLVLHSILSVAAVSLQKVLDVDAVWEVFDTGEICVTMRVKKEMEFPELPRFGIRLFLKQEFNQVEYYGMGPQESYVDKCRASSHGIYRSSVDEMHEDYIRPQENGSHADCDYVKLTSKEQSVTVVSPHSFSFSVSPYTQEELTRKAHHFELEKSGSTIVCLDYAQNGIGSNSCGPKLRKQYCFQKEQFVCEWKLMFEEKSEKLSGNDCFCKEDRV
- a CDS encoding class I SAM-dependent methyltransferase, which gives rise to MSTELEKYYNKFCEEKRLTRRHGYVEYVTSMKYIHEYLPQGKKETIKILDVGAGTGRYSVQLAGEGYDVTAVELVKYNLGILKSKKSSVKAYQGNALNLSRFEADQFDMVLVFGPMYHLYTKEDKVKALKEAKRVVKPGGIILVAYCMNEYSILTYGFKEGHMKESIRNQKVDDSFHVRSKEEDLYDYVRIEDIDAIDQAAGVKREKLIAADGPANYMRTVLNAMDEETYQLFIQYHLSTCERKDLLGASAHTLDIVRK